From the Xenorhabdus ishibashii genome, one window contains:
- the zipA gene encoding cell division protein ZipA produces the protein MMQDLRLILIVVGAIAIIALLLHGLWTSRKERSSLFRDRPVKRHKQGHQEEPKDDDGDELFDNTSKSNVQESAKPHTEHRAEPVIERHASESLAVVPDDGTDPLLARHQSDVSAIKVNAADDQQEEPQLGLFDPIESVESKEARITESDSEIVEGQSKAAKNEALSKSEQTKKETVLVLHVAAHHGQELNGEVLFQSILQAGFRFGEMNIFHRHLNPSGSGAVLFSLANMVKPGSFDPDQMVDFTTPGISIFMLVPSYGDSNQNFKLMLQAAQRIAADVGGVVLDGERKMLTPQMIELYKARIRDTLNVGE, from the coding sequence GCGTTCATCACTCTTTCGTGATCGCCCAGTTAAACGTCATAAACAGGGGCATCAGGAAGAGCCAAAGGATGATGATGGTGATGAATTGTTTGATAATACGTCAAAATCGAATGTTCAGGAGTCGGCGAAACCGCATACTGAACATCGTGCTGAGCCGGTTATCGAACGTCATGCGTCTGAGTCGTTAGCCGTAGTGCCTGATGATGGTACAGATCCTTTACTTGCAAGGCATCAATCTGATGTTTCTGCAATCAAGGTGAACGCTGCTGATGATCAACAGGAAGAACCACAACTTGGGTTGTTCGATCCGATTGAATCTGTCGAATCGAAAGAAGCCAGGATAACAGAGTCAGATTCTGAAATTGTGGAAGGGCAGTCAAAGGCAGCGAAAAATGAAGCATTGTCTAAATCTGAACAGACTAAAAAAGAGACTGTGTTGGTATTGCATGTTGCCGCTCACCATGGGCAAGAACTGAATGGTGAAGTATTGTTCCAAAGCATTTTACAGGCAGGCTTCCGGTTTGGTGAGATGAATATTTTTCATCGCCATCTAAACCCATCGGGTAGTGGTGCTGTATTGTTCAGTTTAGCTAACATGGTAAAACCTGGCTCATTTGATCCTGACCAAATGGTAGATTTCACTACCCCTGGCATTTCCATATTTATGCTTGTGCCTTCATATGGTGATTCCAATCAGAATTTTAAACTGATGTTGCAGGCGGCACAGCGCATCGCTGCTGATGTAGGGGGCGTAGTTCTGGATGGTGAGCGCAAAATGCTGACACCACAGATGATAGAACTCTATAAAGCGCGTATCCGTGATACACTCAATGTCGGTGAATAA
- the ligA gene encoding NAD-dependent DNA ligase LigA, translated as MENIIQKINELRTTLRHHEYLYHVMDAPEIPDAEYDRLMRELKTLEEQHPELVTADSPTQRVGAAPLTAFEQVRHEIPMLSLDNVFDEESYLAFDKRVRDRLKDNQDLVFCCELKLDGLAVSLLYENGELVQAATRGDGTTGENITANVRTIRAIPLRLKGDNIPARIEIRGEVFMKQAGFEKFNEEARRTGNKVFANPRNAAAGSLRQLDPRITAKRPLTFYCYGVGILEGGELPASHYERLMQFKRWGLPVHDKVKLCQGTQRVMDFYHDIEQKRPTLGFDIDGIVVKVDSLELQERLGFVARAPRWATAFKFPAQEQMTIIRDVEFQVGRTGAITPVARLEPVLVAGVTVSNATLHNADEIERLGLRIGDTVIIRRAGDVIPQVVGVVHENRTAETQEVIFPAHCPVCGSDIERVEGEAVARCTGGLFCGAQRKEALKHFVSRRAMDVDGMGEKIIEQLVDKEYVKTPADLFRLTAGKLTGLERMGPKSAQNVINALEKSKKTTLARFIYSLGIREVGEATAVNLVSHFGTLEKLRAADIDALIAVPDVGGVVARHVVNFFNEPHNQAVIDDLVDNIGIHWELADSLSVDEIDSPFTGKTIVLTGSLNRLSRDEAKDKLTALGAKVTGSVSKKTDLVIAGEAAGSKLAKANELGIPVIDEEEMLRLLGE; from the coding sequence ATGGAAAATATTATCCAAAAAATTAATGAATTAAGAACAACATTACGTCATCACGAATATTTGTATCATGTTATGGATGCACCAGAGATCCCTGATGCAGAATATGATCGTTTGATGCGAGAATTAAAAACATTGGAAGAACAGCATCCAGAATTGGTTACTGCGGATTCTCCTACCCAGCGTGTGGGAGCGGCACCGTTAACGGCGTTTGAACAGGTACGCCATGAGATCCCTATGTTATCTCTGGATAATGTATTTGATGAAGAGAGCTATCTGGCATTTGATAAACGCGTTCGTGATCGTCTGAAAGACAATCAGGATTTGGTGTTTTGTTGTGAGCTAAAACTTGATGGTTTGGCGGTCAGCTTGCTGTATGAAAATGGGGAATTGGTACAGGCTGCGACCCGTGGTGATGGGACAACGGGGGAAAATATTACCGCCAACGTCCGTACCATTCGTGCTATTCCCTTACGTTTGAAAGGCGACAATATTCCCGCCCGCATTGAAATCCGTGGTGAGGTCTTTATGAAGCAGGCTGGATTTGAAAAATTCAACGAAGAAGCGCGCCGCACAGGCAATAAAGTATTCGCTAATCCCCGTAATGCGGCTGCCGGATCATTACGCCAGCTTGACCCTCGTATTACTGCCAAACGCCCACTGACTTTCTATTGCTACGGTGTTGGTATTCTGGAAGGTGGGGAGTTGCCAGCAAGTCACTACGAGCGCCTGATGCAATTCAAACGGTGGGGACTGCCTGTCCATGACAAGGTGAAGTTATGTCAGGGAACTCAGCGGGTGATGGATTTCTACCATGACATTGAGCAGAAGCGGCCGACACTGGGCTTTGATATTGATGGAATTGTAGTTAAGGTCGATTCCCTCGAATTACAAGAAAGGTTGGGTTTTGTTGCCAGAGCACCACGTTGGGCGACAGCTTTCAAGTTTCCGGCTCAAGAGCAGATGACTATCATCCGTGATGTCGAATTTCAGGTAGGGCGTACTGGTGCCATTACTCCGGTTGCTCGTTTGGAACCTGTATTGGTGGCAGGTGTTACGGTTAGTAATGCCACACTGCACAATGCAGATGAAATTGAACGTCTGGGGCTGCGTATTGGTGATACGGTGATTATTCGTCGTGCCGGAGATGTTATCCCGCAAGTAGTGGGAGTTGTTCATGAAAACAGGACAGCAGAAACTCAGGAAGTGATTTTTCCCGCTCATTGTCCAGTTTGTGGCTCAGATATAGAGCGTGTTGAAGGTGAAGCGGTCGCTCGTTGTACCGGAGGGTTATTTTGCGGTGCGCAGCGCAAAGAAGCATTGAAACATTTTGTTTCCCGTCGTGCTATGGATGTTGATGGCATGGGCGAGAAAATCATTGAGCAGCTTGTGGATAAAGAGTATGTCAAAACGCCGGCTGATCTTTTCCGGCTGACTGCCGGAAAATTAACTGGCCTTGAGCGCATGGGACCCAAGTCTGCGCAAAATGTTATTAATGCCTTGGAAAAATCGAAAAAAACTACCTTAGCTCGCTTTATTTACTCTTTAGGTATTCGAGAAGTTGGCGAAGCGACAGCCGTTAATCTGGTTTCTCATTTTGGCACATTAGAAAAATTACGAGCAGCGGATATTGACGCTCTGATTGCAGTACCGGATGTAGGAGGTGTTGTTGCTCGTCATGTCGTGAATTTCTTTAATGAGCCACATAATCAGGCAGTGATTGACGATCTGGTTGACAATATTGGTATCCATTGGGAATTGGCTGATAGCCTGAGCGTGGATGAGATCGATAGCCCCTTTACCGGCAAGACAATCGTATTAACTGGCTCATTGAATCGTTTGTCACGAGACGAAGCCAAAGATAAGTTGACAGCTTTAGGGGCAAAAGTGACAGGAAGTGTGTCTAAGAAGACAGATTTGGTCATTGCCGGTGAAGCCGCTGGCTCCAAATTAGCGAAAGCCAATGAATTGGGAATTCCTGTTATCGATGAGGAAGAAATGCTTCGTTTATTGGGTGAATAA